One part of the uncultured Bacteroides sp. genome encodes these proteins:
- a CDS encoding tetratricopeptide repeat protein, whose amino-acid sequence MTKVLFKNSIPIVSDSLISIALDYYISNGDSTKKAEAYFYAGQVNADMKNSKLAMEFFLKAADFASYSKDYKLLYLIYYYLGDLYINESLYDSAIKMQKKALSFSKLLNDNSYVVYALRNLAISYSGHGKNDSALINYYMAFNFIPKLDSRAHIVIFNEIGGVYNNLGNYKQAIRVVDIALTLKPSYEESLYSFVVKAHSYLKMEKYDSAIYYYNTTLHSPNLYTRASSYNGLAEAYYAKGDSKKAFLLMNTFNKYRDTIENQTKTAAVIEAQNIYQHGKSKEQIQRLLLEKKEQTIAFYHWGLLSFILLLLLSGSFFIYRSRNKKELLEKSRMLLEQENKLIKMREKESQLREDFFKKLNKLNKIPSLGLINTKNKDSLSDDVVRISLTDRDWDELIRNLDVAYDHFTDRLKREYPNLTLQEIHLCCLVKIKVARNDLANIFCITPQSVKTTKYRIKKEKMGILDRDITLDHFLEKF is encoded by the coding sequence ATGACAAAAGTGCTTTTTAAAAATTCTATTCCTATTGTTTCGGATTCGCTTATCAGTATTGCATTAGATTATTATATTAGTAATGGGGATTCTACTAAAAAAGCTGAAGCTTATTTTTATGCTGGACAAGTGAATGCTGATATGAAGAATTCAAAACTTGCAATGGAGTTTTTTTTAAAAGCTGCAGATTTTGCTTCTTATAGTAAAGATTATAAATTGCTATATCTTATCTATTATTATTTAGGTGATCTTTATATAAATGAGTCCTTGTATGATTCTGCCATAAAAATGCAGAAGAAGGCACTTTCTTTTTCAAAATTGTTAAATGATAATTCTTATGTGGTTTATGCATTAAGAAATCTTGCTATTTCATATTCAGGTCACGGTAAAAATGACAGCGCTTTAATAAATTATTATATGGCATTCAACTTTATTCCAAAGTTGGATTCAAGAGCTCATATTGTTATTTTTAACGAGATAGGAGGAGTTTATAATAATTTAGGGAATTATAAACAGGCTATTAGAGTTGTAGATATAGCATTAACTTTAAAGCCATCTTATGAAGAATCACTTTATAGCTTTGTGGTTAAAGCGCATAGCTATTTGAAAATGGAGAAATATGATTCTGCAATTTATTATTATAATACAACACTACACAGCCCCAACTTGTATACCCGTGCATCAAGTTACAATGGGCTAGCTGAAGCATATTATGCTAAAGGAGATTCTAAAAAGGCTTTTTTGCTAATGAATACTTTTAATAAGTATAGAGACACTATAGAAAATCAAACGAAGACAGCTGCTGTTATTGAAGCTCAGAATATATATCAGCATGGAAAATCAAAAGAACAGATTCAAAGATTACTTTTGGAGAAGAAAGAACAAACGATCGCTTTTTATCATTGGGGGCTTTTATCCTTTATTTTATTGCTTCTATTGTCTGGCTCCTTCTTTATTTATAGAAGTCGGAATAAGAAAGAATTATTAGAAAAAAGCAGAATGTTGTTGGAACAAGAAAATAAGTTGATTAAGATGAGAGAGAAAGAGTCGCAACTTCGGGAAGACTTTTTTAAGAAGCTTAATAAACTAAATAAAATACCTTCATTAGGACTGATTAATACCAAAAATAAAGACTCGTTGTCAGATGATGTAGTAAGGATATCTCTAACTGATCGTGACTGGGATGAGCTTATAAGAAATCTTGATGTGGCTTATGATCATTTTACTGATCGTTTAAAAAGAGAATATCCAAATTTAACACTACAGGAAATTCATCTTTGTTGTTTGGTTAAAATTAAAGTTGCACGTAATGACTTAGCAAATATTTTTTGTATTACCCCTCAGAGTGTAAAAACAACTAAGTACAGAATTAAAAAAGAAAAAATGGGAATCCTTGATAGAGATATAACTCTTGATCATTTTCTTGAAAAGTTCTAA
- a CDS encoding VIT1/CCC1 transporter family protein, with protein MDIDGKIKKEFIRFQRNEITESLVYSRLASIEKDSSNKEILLNIAADEVAHGKVFQKYTKENPIPDRWKIFKYYWLARLFGLTFALKLMESGESNAHKNYDRYASFPELLRLGREEEEHEKKLIGLINEERLEYMGSVVLGLNDALVEFTGALAGFTLALSDSKLIALTGSITGIAAALSMASSEYLSTKSEDSNDKHPVKAAVYTGFAYVVTVVALVLPFIICSNVLLALGIMLVAALMIIAIFNYYYSVAKSESFKKRFMEMALLSFGVASISFFIGYLLKKFTGIEV; from the coding sequence ATGGATATTGATGGAAAAATAAAAAAAGAATTTATTCGTTTTCAACGAAATGAAATAACAGAGAGCCTTGTTTATTCCCGTCTGGCTTCTATTGAAAAAGATAGTTCAAACAAGGAAATTCTTTTGAATATAGCTGCAGATGAGGTTGCTCATGGAAAAGTCTTTCAGAAGTATACAAAAGAAAATCCTATCCCTGACCGATGGAAGATATTCAAATACTATTGGTTAGCTCGTTTATTTGGATTGACTTTTGCTTTAAAATTGATGGAGTCTGGCGAATCAAATGCTCACAAAAATTATGATCGTTATGCAAGTTTCCCGGAATTACTTCGTCTAGGTCGTGAGGAAGAAGAGCACGAGAAGAAACTTATTGGTCTTATTAATGAAGAACGGTTGGAATATATGGGTTCGGTAGTACTTGGATTAAATGACGCCCTGGTAGAGTTTACCGGTGCATTAGCTGGATTTACACTTGCTTTAAGCGATTCCAAGCTTATAGCGCTAACCGGAAGTATTACCGGTATTGCTGCTGCTCTTTCTATGGCTTCATCCGAATATCTTTCTACAAAATCAGAAGATAGCAATGACAAACATCCTGTTAAGGCTGCCGTCTATACAGGTTTTGCTTATGTTGTTACAGTAGTTGCTTTGGTTCTACCTTTTATAATATGTTCCAATGTTTTGCTTGCACTTGGAATTATGCTTGTTGCCGCATTAATGATAATTGCGATTTTTAATTATTATTATTCTGTAGCCAAAAGTGAGAGCTTTAAAAAGCGATTTATGGAAATGGCATTATTGAGTTTTGGGGTTGCTTCAATTAGTTTCTTTATTGGCTATCTATTGAAAAAGTTTACAGGTATTGAAGTTTAA
- the pta gene encoding phosphate acetyltransferase, with the protein MMDLINEIIARAKADRQRIVLPEGTEERTLKAADQVLADGVADIILIGNPEEINGLAAQWGLKNIDKATIVDPANHSKKEQYAELLCELRKKKGMTIEEARKLVLDPLYLGCLIIKNGDADGQLAGAQNTTGNVLRPALQIIKTAPGISVVSGGMLLITKAKEYGKDGLLVIADVAVLPNPTAEELAQIAVATGRTARVLANVEPKVAMLSFSTKGSAKHEMVDKVAEATRLAKELDPEMQIDGELQADAALVPSIGSSKAPGSAIAGQANTLVFPSLEVGNIAYKLVQRLGGAEAVGPVLQGMAAPVNDLSRGCSVQDIYRMIAITAIQAIGAKKK; encoded by the coding sequence ATCATGGATTTAATTAATGAAATTATTGCGCGGGCGAAAGCTGATCGTCAGCGTATTGTTCTTCCTGAAGGAACAGAAGAACGCACTTTGAAAGCTGCTGATCAGGTTTTGGCTGATGGAGTTGCAGACATTATTCTTATTGGTAACCCAGAAGAAATTAATGGTCTGGCGGCTCAATGGGGTCTTAAGAACATTGACAAAGCAACAATTGTTGATCCGGCAAATCATTCAAAGAAAGAGCAATATGCTGAATTGCTTTGCGAACTTCGTAAGAAGAAAGGAATGACAATCGAGGAGGCACGTAAGCTGGTTCTTGATCCATTGTATTTAGGATGCCTTATCATTAAGAATGGCGATGCAGACGGCCAATTAGCCGGTGCTCAGAATACAACTGGTAATGTACTTCGTCCTGCTTTGCAGATTATTAAGACAGCTCCTGGTATCAGTGTCGTTTCTGGTGGTATGTTGTTGATTACTAAAGCTAAGGAATACGGTAAAGATGGTCTTTTAGTGATTGCCGATGTTGCTGTTTTACCAAATCCAACAGCTGAAGAACTTGCACAAATTGCAGTTGCTACAGGCAGAACTGCTCGTGTGCTTGCAAACGTAGAACCAAAAGTTGCTATGTTGAGCTTCTCAACTAAAGGAAGTGCAAAACATGAAATGGTTGATAAAGTTGCTGAAGCTACTCGTCTTGCAAAAGAATTAGATCCAGAAATGCAAATAGATGGTGAACTACAGGCTGATGCAGCTCTAGTACCTTCTATAGGTAGTAGCAAAGCTCCGGGTAGTGCAATTGCCGGACAAGCAAATACATTAGTTTTCCCATCTCTTGAAGTTGGAAACATTGCTTATAAACTTGTTCAACGTTTAGGTGGTGCAGAAGCTGTAGGTCCAGTTCTTCAGGGTATGGCTGCTCCGGTAAATGACCTTTCTCGCGGTTGCTCAGTTCAGGATATTTATAGAATGATTGCAATTACAGCTATTCAAGCTATTGGGGCAAAGAAAAAATAA
- a CDS encoding T9SS type A sorting domain-containing protein produces MQYNIDNMYSCYSNLGNHIFRKPAMICMDTVHLVNEGMRKESIIINEVKPNATLFQGHDVKVYPRSENNSLLIEITGMSRNIKATVYLFSLEGALLQMNHVTQSKTSIDVLFMPNGRYLMNIQIGKDIFTWKITKQ; encoded by the coding sequence ATGCAATATAATATAGATAATATGTATAGTTGTTACAGCAATTTAGGGAACCATATATTCCGTAAGCCGGCTATGATTTGCATGGATACGGTTCATCTTGTTAATGAAGGGATGCGAAAAGAATCGATTATAATCAATGAAGTAAAACCTAATGCTACTTTATTTCAAGGGCATGATGTTAAAGTATATCCTCGTTCTGAGAATAATTCATTGCTGATTGAAATAACCGGAATGTCTAGGAATATTAAAGCTACAGTTTATCTATTCTCTTTAGAAGGTGCTTTGTTACAAATGAATCACGTTACACAATCTAAAACTTCTATTGATGTACTTTTTATGCCAAATGGGAGATATCTTATGAATATTCAAATAGGTAAGGATATCTTTACCTGGAAAATTACTAAGCAATAG